The following proteins come from a genomic window of Legionella cherrii:
- the rpoZ gene encoding DNA-directed RNA polymerase subunit omega, with translation MARVTVEDCLKNVANRFELVMVATKRARQIAVRGDQPMVEWENDKPTVVALREIAEGLITPEILDKE, from the coding sequence ATGGCGCGAGTTACCGTTGAAGATTGTTTAAAAAATGTTGCGAATCGATTTGAACTGGTTATGGTGGCTACTAAGCGTGCGCGCCAAATTGCAGTTCGAGGCGATCAACCTATGGTTGAATGGGAAAATGATAAACCTACCGTTGTGGCTTTGCGTGAAATAGCTGAAGGTTTGATTACCCCTGAAATTTTGGATAAAGAATAA
- a CDS encoding RidA family protein, which translates to MRPINTKLAPEAIGTYSQAIQCGDTVYLSGQIPLDPVTMQLCSEDIKLQITQVLENLSAVCEAAGGSLAHIAKLNVYLTDLRHFPLINEAMSRYFAAPYPARAAIGVSALPRGAQVEMDGIMVLSSK; encoded by the coding sequence ATGCGACCTATAAATACAAAATTGGCTCCCGAAGCGATTGGAACCTATTCACAAGCCATTCAATGTGGTGATACAGTTTATCTATCAGGACAAATACCACTTGATCCTGTAACCATGCAACTTTGCAGTGAAGACATTAAACTGCAAATTACTCAAGTTTTAGAAAATTTGTCGGCGGTTTGTGAAGCTGCTGGTGGTAGTTTGGCACATATAGCGAAATTGAATGTTTACCTTACCGATTTACGCCATTTTCCTTTAATTAATGAAGCAATGAGCCGTTACTTTGCAGCACCTTATCCCGCTAGAGCGGCAATAGGCGTCTCTGCATTACCCCGTGGTGCTCAGGTCGAGATGGACGGTATAATGGTTTTATCTTCAAAGTAA
- a CDS encoding FAD-dependent oxidoreductase — protein sequence MKNVAVVGAGIMGCLLALRLHNEGWQVTLFEAESAFNNCSYAAAGLLAPWSELDKAEHVIFKLGMESVDTLWKSILHQLTEPVYFRQKGSLVVHHPQDKAEWQQFSTRIVNKLSDSCYQVLTQDSLEQLEPELNHFHAGYYFPKEAQLDNQSLLLALKKHLCQQGVIWRDQTYVSYIHSGKVETGNTSYLFDFVFDCRGIGAKSTFANLRGLRGELIWLHAPDVQLQRPIRFLHPRYTIYIAPRPNSYYLIGASELETEDSSPISVRTTLELLTAAYYVHRGFAEARIIKTVTHCRPTLVHHQPRIKYAKQLIAVNGLYRHGFLIAPALVEEILRGLKSNQKDIYYPELWEAY from the coding sequence ATGAAAAATGTTGCTGTTGTTGGTGCTGGCATCATGGGGTGTTTGCTGGCTTTGCGGTTACACAATGAGGGATGGCAGGTAACCCTATTTGAGGCAGAGAGCGCGTTCAATAATTGCAGCTACGCCGCTGCAGGTTTATTGGCACCCTGGTCTGAGCTTGATAAAGCGGAGCATGTAATTTTCAAGTTGGGCATGGAGTCAGTTGATACATTATGGAAGTCTATTTTGCATCAATTAACGGAACCGGTATATTTTCGTCAAAAAGGTTCTCTTGTGGTGCACCACCCTCAAGATAAAGCAGAATGGCAGCAGTTCAGTACACGGATTGTGAATAAATTAAGTGACTCATGTTATCAAGTGCTCACTCAAGACTCTCTGGAGCAGCTTGAACCGGAGCTGAATCATTTCCATGCAGGGTATTATTTCCCCAAAGAAGCGCAACTTGATAATCAGAGTTTATTGCTGGCACTCAAAAAACATCTTTGCCAACAAGGAGTCATTTGGCGGGACCAAACTTATGTTTCTTACATCCATTCAGGTAAAGTAGAAACAGGAAATACATCTTATTTATTTGATTTTGTTTTTGATTGCAGAGGCATTGGAGCAAAAAGCACTTTTGCAAATTTACGCGGGCTTCGTGGAGAACTGATTTGGCTTCATGCACCAGACGTGCAATTACAAAGGCCAATACGCTTCTTGCATCCAAGATATACCATTTATATTGCTCCTCGCCCGAACTCTTATTACCTTATCGGTGCCAGCGAATTGGAGACAGAAGACTCCAGTCCAATTTCGGTACGAACGACGCTTGAACTATTAACAGCTGCTTACTATGTACACCGAGGTTTTGCTGAAGCACGAATCATTAAAACGGTGACGCACTGTCGTCCCACCTTAGTGCATCATCAGCCGCGCATAAAATATGCAAAGCAACTGATTGCGGTAAATGGACTTTATCGTCATGGATTTTTAATCGCGCCTGCATTGGTAGAGGAAATTCTACGTGGACTAAAGAGCAATCAAAAAGACATTTATTATCCTGAGCTCTGGGAGGCTTATTGA
- a CDS encoding ATP-binding cassette domain-containing protein, whose amino-acid sequence MSIISLHGVSLNIAGNQLLDNADWQIQPHDCIALVGRNGAGKSTLLKLLQGELTPDSGQINQLSGLRVAGLTQEVPITGEESVYHFLVKSLGEVGEVLSRFNELSQLGDMEKLAACQQQMDNLHAWDKLPQIETMASRLGIATHERMNNLSGGMKRRVLLGAALIATPDLLLLDEPTNHLDIEAIEWLESYLKNFKGAVLLVTHDREFLSQVSNRIVEIDRGKLYQHDCDYETYLDRRESIRLSEQKQNDLFDKKLAEEEAWIRTGIKARRTRNEGRVRALKALREEYKARRNQLGKVKSFSLDVTRSGSVVIEANQVNYTLGDKTILRDFSLLLTRGDKFGIIGPNGCGKTTLVRLLLGELQPDSGQIKLGTSLSVAYFDQLRRHLREDQTVMFNVGDGADYVTINGKQKHVASYLREFLFSPERFNQPVSVLSGGERNRLLLAKLFAKPVNLLVMDEPTNDLDIETLELLEDMLVDYPGTLILISHDRAFINEVVTSVLVYEEAGQFNEFVGGYDEYKMHKKQEQREQGVKAPIVKRNVATNKLSFNEQRELAQLPQKIEQLEEKIAELQLQMADPKFYQQEAQVIAKINQGLAEDEALLTQFYARWEALEDVEKRS is encoded by the coding sequence ATGAGTATTATTTCCCTTCATGGAGTGTCCCTCAATATTGCGGGAAATCAGTTATTAGATAATGCCGATTGGCAGATCCAACCCCACGATTGCATCGCATTAGTTGGGCGAAACGGAGCGGGTAAATCCACGCTTCTAAAACTTTTGCAAGGTGAATTGACTCCAGATAGTGGTCAAATTAATCAACTTTCTGGTTTGCGCGTTGCTGGTTTGACCCAGGAAGTTCCAATTACCGGAGAAGAGTCTGTCTATCATTTTCTAGTGAAAAGTCTTGGTGAAGTAGGCGAGGTTTTATCACGATTTAATGAACTTTCCCAATTGGGTGACATGGAAAAATTGGCCGCATGTCAGCAACAGATGGATAATTTACATGCTTGGGACAAGTTGCCCCAAATCGAAACTATGGCCAGTCGTTTAGGCATTGCCACCCACGAACGGATGAATAATCTATCAGGTGGTATGAAACGTCGTGTCTTATTGGGGGCTGCATTAATCGCAACGCCAGATTTATTACTTTTAGATGAACCGACAAACCATTTGGATATTGAAGCAATCGAATGGTTAGAGTCTTACTTGAAAAATTTCAAGGGTGCTGTGTTGTTGGTCACCCATGATAGAGAGTTTTTAAGCCAAGTATCCAATCGAATTGTGGAAATCGATAGAGGAAAGCTCTATCAGCATGATTGTGATTATGAAACCTATCTCGATAGAAGAGAATCGATTCGTCTGAGTGAACAAAAGCAAAATGATTTATTTGATAAAAAATTGGCTGAGGAAGAGGCCTGGATTCGTACAGGTATTAAAGCGCGACGAACACGTAATGAAGGTCGTGTTCGCGCATTAAAGGCTTTACGAGAAGAATATAAGGCGCGACGTAATCAATTAGGTAAGGTTAAGTCATTTTCACTTGATGTAACTCGCTCCGGCTCGGTAGTGATCGAAGCCAATCAGGTGAATTATACACTAGGCGATAAAACAATATTACGTGATTTCTCCTTATTACTGACTCGTGGGGATAAGTTTGGAATAATTGGCCCTAATGGATGTGGTAAAACGACTTTAGTACGCCTATTGCTTGGAGAATTACAGCCTGATTCCGGGCAGATAAAGTTGGGTACTTCTTTAAGTGTTGCCTACTTTGATCAACTGCGTCGGCACTTGCGTGAAGATCAAACCGTCATGTTTAATGTGGGGGATGGTGCAGATTATGTAACCATAAATGGCAAACAAAAACATGTTGCCAGCTATTTGCGCGAATTTTTATTTTCACCCGAACGATTTAATCAGCCGGTTTCTGTGCTTTCAGGTGGAGAAAGAAACAGATTATTGTTAGCCAAGCTGTTTGCTAAACCCGTCAATTTGTTGGTGATGGATGAACCTACAAATGATTTGGATATTGAAACTTTGGAGCTTCTTGAGGATATGTTAGTTGATTATCCGGGAACTTTAATATTGATTAGTCATGATAGGGCATTTATCAATGAGGTGGTGACCAGTGTCTTAGTGTATGAAGAAGCAGGGCAGTTCAATGAATTTGTTGGTGGTTACGATGAATATAAAATGCATAAGAAACAGGAACAGCGCGAACAAGGAGTCAAAGCACCCATTGTGAAACGCAATGTAGCAACCAATAAATTAAGTTTTAATGAGCAACGTGAGCTAGCTCAGTTGCCACAGAAAATTGAGCAATTGGAAGAAAAAATAGCTGAATTGCAGTTGCAAATGGCTGATCCCAAATTTTACCAACAAGAAGCTCAGGTCATAGCAAAGATAAATCAGGGCTTGGCTGAAGATGAAGCTTTATTAACCCAATTTTATGCACGTTGGGAAGCACTGGAAGATGTTGAGAAAAGGAGCTAA
- the queA gene encoding tRNA preQ1(34) S-adenosylmethionine ribosyltransferase-isomerase QueA, with protein sequence MNKQDFYFDLPPELIAQYPLPNRSDSRLLIYDRQKGDYGHYQFREIADFLNPGDLLVMNDSKVIPARLHGQKTTGGKVELLVERITGEFTFLAHIKASKSLKSGSIIKLEQNKEIEVLDRQDDLFTCKADMDVLTLLNGIGHIPLPPYITRNDEHLDQDRYQTVYAKHEGSVAAPTAGLHFDESVLSSLHSRGVAVAYLTLHVGAGTFRPVRCDNIKDHKMHSERFTISPELCAAVHATKAAGNRVIAVGTTAMRSLESAVQNGTLTPCSRDTDIFIYPGYEFKICDGLMTNFHLPESTLLMLVSAFIGHKQAMMLYQEAIEKKYRFFSYGDTSLLL encoded by the coding sequence ATGAATAAACAGGATTTTTACTTCGATTTACCTCCAGAATTAATAGCTCAGTATCCTTTACCAAATCGTAGTGATTCGCGTCTTTTAATATATGATCGTCAAAAAGGTGACTACGGTCATTACCAATTTCGTGAAATCGCTGATTTTTTAAACCCTGGTGATTTATTGGTAATGAATGACTCCAAAGTTATCCCAGCCCGACTTCATGGCCAAAAAACTACTGGAGGGAAGGTTGAGTTATTAGTCGAGCGAATTACGGGTGAGTTCACTTTTCTAGCTCATATTAAAGCCAGCAAGTCATTAAAATCGGGTTCAATTATTAAGCTGGAGCAAAATAAAGAAATTGAAGTTCTTGATAGGCAGGATGATTTATTCACTTGCAAAGCGGATATGGATGTCTTGACATTATTAAATGGGATAGGACACATTCCCTTACCTCCTTACATTACCCGAAATGATGAACATCTGGATCAAGACCGTTATCAAACAGTGTATGCAAAACATGAAGGATCTGTAGCGGCACCAACCGCGGGTTTGCATTTTGATGAATCGGTATTATCCAGCTTACATTCACGAGGTGTTGCAGTAGCTTATCTTACTTTGCATGTTGGGGCTGGGACATTTAGACCTGTTCGTTGCGATAACATCAAAGATCATAAAATGCATAGCGAGCGATTTACAATAAGTCCTGAACTATGTGCTGCGGTACATGCTACAAAGGCTGCAGGAAATAGGGTAATCGCAGTCGGTACAACTGCTATGCGAAGTCTTGAGAGTGCGGTCCAAAATGGAACACTTACTCCATGCAGTAGGGATACAGACATCTTTATTTACCCAGGATATGAGTTTAAGATTTGTGATGGATTAATGACCAATTTTCACTTACCTGAATCGACTTTATTAATGCTGGTTTCCGCTTTTATTGGTCATAAACAGGCAATGATGCTTTATCAAGAAGCAATTGAAAAAAAATACAGATTTTTTAGTTATGGTGACACCAGTTTATTGCTATAA
- the thiS gene encoding sulfur carrier protein ThiS translates to MIIYINDKPLTVDASSTLQAILERKNGIAAHAAIAINNQFIPKSMLAETTLCEGDRIDLIVPMQGG, encoded by the coding sequence ATGATTATTTACATAAATGATAAACCACTAACTGTAGATGCATCCAGTACGCTGCAGGCAATACTTGAACGGAAGAACGGTATTGCCGCACACGCGGCAATCGCAATTAATAATCAGTTTATCCCCAAATCAATGTTGGCGGAGACGACCTTGTGCGAGGGAGACCGTATTGATCTCATCGTGCCAATGCAAGGAGGGTAA
- the gmk gene encoding guanylate kinase, whose product MVGDYSGNLFIVAAPSGGGKTSLVKKLVESLEDIEVSISHTTRAMRPGEQHGVNYFFIDENEFIRMIDESAFLEHACVFNHLYGTSMKQITERLQKGIDVVLDIDWQGAEQIRRSFPNAVSIFIVPPSLDVLKQRLLDRRQDKDEVISDRMRKAQDELSHYPEFDYLIVNDNFEKAAMELEAIVIANRLRIERQINKQSKLLSFLMSSQ is encoded by the coding sequence ATTGTGGGTGATTATTCGGGTAATTTATTTATTGTTGCAGCACCTTCTGGGGGAGGCAAAACAAGTTTAGTAAAAAAGTTAGTGGAGTCCCTTGAGGATATCGAGGTATCCATTTCGCATACGACGCGAGCCATGCGACCTGGTGAACAGCATGGGGTGAATTACTTTTTTATTGATGAAAATGAATTTATACGTATGATTGATGAGAGTGCTTTTTTAGAGCACGCCTGTGTCTTTAATCATTTGTATGGCACATCGATGAAGCAAATTACCGAGCGTTTGCAAAAAGGTATCGATGTGGTGTTGGATATAGACTGGCAAGGAGCGGAACAGATTAGACGTTCCTTTCCAAATGCGGTGAGTATTTTTATTGTACCGCCATCTTTAGATGTTTTAAAACAACGATTATTAGATCGTCGGCAAGATAAGGATGAAGTGATTAGTGATCGGATGAGAAAAGCGCAAGATGAATTGAGCCATTATCCCGAGTTTGATTACTTAATCGTTAATGATAATTTTGAAAAGGCGGCGATGGAATTGGAGGCGATTGTTATTGCAAACCGCTTACGTATTGAGCGGCAGATAAATAAACAATCAAAATTGCTTTCTTTCCTGATGTCATCGCAGTAA
- a CDS encoding ABC transporter substrate-binding protein, with protein MSALSTRTTLLLNWYANPYHTPIFVAHSLGYYQQEGIKLAILEPSDPSDVTEIVGMGHVDFGVKAMIHTLAARAKGYPVTSIGTLLDEPPTGLIALKSSGINSFQDIVGKRVGYIGEFGKIIIDNLAQLAGIDSASYETVRIGMNVTDAICRDLIDTGIGFINFQKVELEHLRGETVFLRLDQLAGLGCCCFCSIQFIVPERMLKNPETIKGFLKATQRGAAFTTENPDEAYELLCKTKPQLRTPMYHTIFIRSLPFFSRTLLNVERDWNKVGRFGKHLGVIDDSFSVHSCYTNELLPKMPHSDLEPIACCVGE; from the coding sequence ATGAGCGCATTATCTACAAGAACAACTTTATTACTCAATTGGTATGCAAACCCATACCATACCCCAATTTTTGTTGCTCATTCTTTAGGTTATTACCAACAGGAAGGCATAAAACTTGCAATTTTGGAGCCTAGTGATCCCAGTGATGTGACTGAAATTGTAGGTATGGGGCATGTTGATTTTGGTGTTAAAGCCATGATTCATACTTTGGCCGCTCGTGCAAAAGGTTATCCTGTGACATCAATTGGAACGCTATTGGATGAACCTCCGACCGGGCTCATCGCACTGAAGTCCAGTGGCATTAATTCATTCCAAGATATTGTCGGTAAAAGGGTAGGGTATATTGGTGAGTTCGGCAAAATCATTATTGATAATTTGGCACAATTAGCTGGTATTGATTCGGCCAGTTATGAAACAGTGCGTATTGGCATGAATGTGACTGATGCAATTTGTCGTGACCTAATTGATACCGGCATTGGTTTTATTAATTTTCAAAAAGTTGAATTGGAGCATCTGCGGGGTGAAACAGTATTTTTACGCCTGGATCAGCTAGCCGGTCTAGGTTGCTGCTGTTTTTGCTCCATTCAGTTTATTGTGCCTGAAAGGATGCTGAAAAATCCTGAAACTATTAAAGGTTTTCTCAAAGCCACACAACGCGGAGCAGCGTTTACTACCGAAAATCCAGATGAAGCTTATGAACTCTTATGTAAAACAAAGCCTCAGTTACGAACTCCCATGTATCATACGATTTTCATTCGAAGCTTGCCCTTTTTCTCGCGCACGCTTTTGAATGTAGAACGTGATTGGAATAAGGTAGGGCGTTTTGGCAAGCATTTAGGAGTAATTGATGACTCTTTCTCAGTGCATTCGTGTTATACCAATGAGCTACTGCCTAAGATGCCTCATTCTGATTTAGAGCCTATTGCATGTTGTGTGGGGGAATAA
- the spoT gene encoding bifunctional GTP diphosphokinase/guanosine-3',5'-bis pyrophosphate 3'-pyrophosphohydrolase has translation MLDTREYCVSYFKELDEELKCYLEQSQIEKCYQAYLVAEKAHHGQMRRSGEPYITHPVAAALILARMRLDYQTIMATLLHDVVEDTSVSKEDLTRQFGEEITSLVDGVTKLTKIKFESKAEAQAENFRKMVLAMVKDIRVIIVKLADRLHNMKTLGAMPYAKRRRIAIETLEIYAPIANRLGMHSIYVGLEDLGFQALYPMRYRAIKSAVEKSRGNRRELTQTIERDLQLALAQLNIPYEQVFGRQKHLYSIYKKMRQKKASFTEITDVFAFRVITEDIDSCYRILGALHCTYKPVPQRFKDYIGIPKANGYQSLHTTLFGPFGVPLEVQIRTRDMDKVADNGVAAHWIYKSSGLEVNEAQLRAREWVQSLLEMQRSTGSSLEFIENVKIDLFPDEVYVFTPKGHIMELPKGATPVDFAYSVHSGVGNSCVAAKVNRKLVPLSIPLSNGQTVEIVTAAGAHPNPAWLNFVVTGKARSNIRHFLKSQQNTESISLGKRLLEQSLNELSSDYAKIPPESLQALLSDLHYKTIDDLLYAIGIGNQMAMVIAKRLVVSQDSNELDKGIKTRPLAIKGTEGMVVHFGECCQPIPGDNIVGKFQQGRGIIVHSSDCTTLKNSRTSPEQFVALRWDEQVEGEYWVDITVDVINERGVLAALATAIAESGSNIGNINVDPRDGRHNAVTFSISVVDRTHLARVMRRLRANKVVMRLYRKKQGDN, from the coding sequence ATGTTAGATACTAGGGAGTACTGCGTGAGCTACTTTAAGGAGCTCGATGAAGAGCTGAAATGCTATCTTGAGCAGTCGCAAATAGAAAAATGTTATCAAGCCTACTTGGTCGCTGAAAAAGCACACCATGGTCAGATGCGTCGTTCCGGCGAGCCCTATATTACTCATCCTGTCGCAGCAGCCCTAATTCTTGCCCGAATGCGCCTGGATTATCAAACAATCATGGCGACTTTACTCCACGATGTTGTTGAAGATACTTCCGTGAGTAAAGAAGATTTAACACGCCAGTTCGGCGAAGAGATTACCTCTCTTGTTGATGGTGTTACCAAGCTGACCAAAATAAAATTCGAATCAAAAGCTGAGGCTCAGGCCGAAAATTTTCGTAAGATGGTCTTGGCTATGGTCAAAGACATCCGCGTAATTATTGTTAAACTGGCTGATCGTTTGCATAATATGAAAACTCTTGGTGCAATGCCTTATGCAAAACGTCGGCGAATTGCCATTGAAACACTCGAAATTTACGCGCCCATCGCGAACCGTTTGGGAATGCACTCGATTTATGTTGGTCTTGAGGATTTGGGATTTCAAGCTTTATATCCTATGCGTTATCGAGCGATTAAATCTGCAGTGGAAAAATCTCGTGGTAATCGGCGTGAATTAACCCAGACGATTGAACGTGATTTGCAATTGGCTTTAGCGCAATTAAATATTCCTTATGAACAAGTATTCGGTAGACAAAAGCATTTATACAGCATTTATAAAAAAATGCGCCAGAAGAAAGCCTCATTTACTGAGATTACCGATGTTTTTGCTTTCCGTGTAATTACTGAAGATATTGATTCCTGTTACCGCATTTTAGGTGCTTTACATTGTACCTATAAACCTGTTCCACAACGGTTCAAAGACTATATCGGTATTCCTAAAGCAAATGGGTACCAATCCTTGCATACCACTCTATTTGGGCCTTTTGGAGTTCCTCTGGAAGTGCAAATTCGCACGCGTGATATGGATAAAGTTGCTGATAATGGGGTGGCTGCGCATTGGATTTACAAATCATCTGGCCTTGAAGTCAATGAAGCGCAACTGCGAGCAAGAGAATGGGTACAAAGCCTCTTGGAAATGCAACGCAGCACAGGTAGTTCATTGGAGTTTATTGAAAACGTCAAAATTGATTTATTCCCGGATGAGGTATACGTTTTTACCCCGAAAGGCCATATTATGGAATTACCTAAAGGGGCGACACCTGTTGATTTTGCTTATTCAGTTCACTCTGGGGTAGGTAATAGTTGCGTGGCAGCGAAAGTCAACAGAAAATTAGTTCCCCTTAGCATTCCTTTATCCAATGGTCAGACCGTTGAGATTGTGACTGCCGCCGGTGCACATCCTAACCCGGCATGGTTAAATTTTGTAGTTACCGGTAAAGCGCGCTCTAATATCCGCCATTTTCTGAAAAGCCAACAAAACACCGAATCAATTAGTTTAGGAAAACGTTTACTTGAGCAATCCTTAAATGAACTATCCAGCGATTACGCCAAAATACCACCAGAATCATTGCAAGCGCTATTGAGTGACTTGCATTATAAAACAATCGATGATTTGCTCTATGCGATTGGTATAGGCAACCAAATGGCGATGGTAATTGCCAAAAGATTGGTAGTCAGCCAAGACTCTAATGAGTTAGACAAAGGGATTAAAACACGACCCTTGGCAATTAAAGGCACTGAGGGAATGGTGGTTCATTTTGGCGAATGCTGTCAACCTATTCCTGGTGATAACATTGTTGGAAAATTCCAACAAGGCCGAGGAATTATTGTTCATAGCAGTGATTGCACCACTTTAAAAAATTCTCGAACCAGTCCGGAGCAATTTGTTGCCTTACGTTGGGATGAACAAGTTGAAGGAGAATATTGGGTTGATATTACTGTTGATGTGATCAATGAGCGTGGGGTTTTAGCTGCGCTGGCAACTGCTATTGCTGAGTCAGGATCGAATATAGGTAATATCAATGTAGATCCACGTGATGGTCGGCATAATGCAGTTACCTTCTCAATTAGTGTTGTTGATAGAACGCATCTGGCCCGGGTAATGCGAAGGTTGCGAGCAAATAAAGTGGTGATGCGTCTTTATAGAAAAAAACAAGGGGATAATTAA
- a CDS encoding YicC/YloC family endoribonuclease, translating into MLQSMTAFSRVQKQIEEGHFCWEIKSVNHRYLDVSFRLPESFRFIEPQLRSLLRDKINRGKLECQLKYQDTSSNNQSMLINIGMVNALVNLGEKLSISHHLPNDLGVSRVLSWPGVVQASVPDVEALAESALSLFNEAIEQLRQMRSTEGAALKAHVETRLSELGREIKHARSIVSTQAEQVKDKLLTRLHSVKMEVQDSRVEQEIALILTRIDVSEELDRLTTHLDEVSRTLNCDKIAGRRLDFLMQELNREANTLSSKSDSVDLTQSAVQMKVLIEQMREQIQNIE; encoded by the coding sequence ATGCTTCAAAGTATGACGGCTTTCTCACGAGTGCAAAAGCAGATTGAAGAGGGTCATTTTTGTTGGGAAATCAAGTCAGTTAATCATCGTTATCTTGATGTTTCATTTCGTTTGCCTGAATCGTTCCGATTTATAGAACCACAATTACGCTCTTTATTGCGAGATAAGATAAATCGAGGGAAATTGGAGTGCCAGCTGAAATATCAAGATACAAGTTCCAATAATCAGTCTATGCTTATAAATATAGGCATGGTAAATGCATTAGTGAATTTAGGGGAGAAACTTTCCATATCACACCATTTGCCGAACGATTTAGGGGTTAGTCGTGTTCTTTCTTGGCCTGGTGTAGTCCAAGCCAGTGTACCTGATGTGGAGGCTTTAGCAGAAAGCGCGCTGTCCTTATTTAACGAAGCGATTGAGCAATTAAGGCAGATGCGGTCTACTGAGGGTGCTGCATTAAAAGCGCACGTGGAGACACGGTTAAGTGAATTGGGTCGAGAAATTAAGCATGCTCGCTCTATAGTATCAACACAAGCAGAGCAAGTTAAAGATAAGTTATTGACCCGGCTGCACTCAGTGAAGATGGAGGTTCAGGATTCACGAGTAGAACAGGAAATTGCTTTAATTTTGACTCGTATTGATGTGAGTGAGGAACTCGATAGATTAACGACTCATCTTGATGAAGTGAGTCGGACGTTAAATTGCGATAAAATAGCAGGCAGACGTCTTGATTTTTTGATGCAAGAATTAAATAGGGAGGCGAATACGCTAAGTTCAAAGTCTGACTCTGTGGATTTAACTCAGAGTGCGGTGCAAATGAAAGTTTTAATTGAACAAATGCGTGAGCAAATTCAAAACATTGAGTGA
- a CDS encoding queuine tRNA-ribosyltransferase codes for MLAAVQNFLPVLTSEAGLCLTTANWQEAKVTAASFSLERLLYKPGQDVLKKISDLSDYLVWPDFIVLNAASLVANKEGIYTLKSPYDGSRIKFNLGDLISLIQHLKPNAVILPQHITQDFPQIWDNWNDAIVPFIHVDDLKKHTLVKTHGVYFNVMTELDWEQLNRWAHVPRYIMGSFDSELIWCLHNKGIEFIETDEPAQAALQGKVYSRVGDVDLTDPKTQMKFELIDADCVCPTCSQQFTCAYLHHLLQHTPLLCQRLLIQHNVFYVQNHK; via the coding sequence ATGTTGGCTGCAGTACAGAATTTTTTACCCGTTTTAACTTCGGAAGCAGGTTTGTGCCTTACAACGGCAAATTGGCAAGAAGCAAAAGTAACCGCAGCATCTTTTTCTCTAGAACGTTTGTTGTATAAACCTGGTCAAGATGTGCTTAAAAAAATATCTGATTTGTCAGATTATCTCGTTTGGCCTGATTTTATCGTGCTGAATGCAGCATCACTCGTGGCAAATAAAGAAGGAATCTATACGCTAAAATCTCCTTATGATGGTTCTAGAATAAAATTTAATTTGGGAGATTTGATCTCTCTGATTCAGCACTTAAAACCCAATGCAGTCATTTTACCCCAACACATCACCCAAGATTTTCCACAAATTTGGGATAATTGGAATGATGCGATAGTTCCATTTATACATGTAGATGATCTCAAGAAACATACGTTGGTTAAGACGCATGGCGTTTATTTTAATGTGATGACCGAGTTGGATTGGGAACAATTAAATCGTTGGGCGCATGTACCACGTTATATCATGGGCAGTTTTGACTCCGAATTAATATGGTGCTTGCACAATAAGGGTATAGAGTTTATTGAGACCGATGAACCAGCCCAAGCAGCATTGCAAGGAAAAGTTTACAGTCGAGTAGGGGATGTCGATTTAACGGATCCAAAAACACAAATGAAATTTGAACTCATTGATGCCGATTGCGTTTGCCCTACTTGTTCCCAACAATTTACCTGCGCCTATCTGCATCACTTATTGCAACATACCCCTTTATTATGTCAGCGATTATTGATTCAACATAATGTGTTTTATGTGCAGAATCATAAATAA